From the Solanum stenotomum isolate F172 chromosome 4, ASM1918654v1, whole genome shotgun sequence genome, one window contains:
- the LOC125862855 gene encoding uncharacterized protein LOC125862855 produces the protein MPRKVNYGVDYEEDFYDYEDYNYDYDDGYEYAEKNGRAPETNTKQELVKVGIWRCSICTFDNRASMNVCDVCGNPKQEPVKAGVWCCPICTFDNEDTTNLCDMCGVLRNPLIKGCGGGGGKASAATSNKVVQSNVLSSKKEIAGEVKKKLVSEEPTSSSTSTAKVRCDDMKDRGSSIETRGNHDGMSNVSNMSVSSNSHNVESRIATSRSQSKPQKIVCTGQLEDKLNQLNLAIVGHVDSGKSTLSGRLLHLLGQISQKEMHKYEKEAKQQGKGSFAYAWALDESAEERERGITMTVAVAYFNTKSYRVVLLDSPGHRDFVPNMISGATQADAAILVVDASIGAFEAGIDVSGGQTREHAQLIKSFGVDQIIIAINKMDAVGYSKERFDTIKNQLGTFLRACKFKDSSVLWIPLSAMQNQNLVTSPSDARLLSWFQGPCLLDAIDSLQPPQRDYSKPILMPICDLVKLPSQGQVSVCGKLETGALQTGDKVLVMPSREMATVRSLEHNSQVCNSAKAGDNVTVNLQGIDVNRVKAGDVLCHPEYPIDVTNHLELKILLLDIAVPILIGSQLEFHVHHVKEAARVVRILSLLDPKTGKETKKSPRCLLAKQNAIIEVVLQGMICVEEHSKCKGLGRVSLRASGRTIALGLVTRVLEKKE, from the exons ATGCCTCGTAAGGTAAATTATGGAGTTGATTATGAAGAAGACTTTTATGACTATGAAGATTACAATTATGACTATGACGATGGATATGAATATGCAGAGAAAAATG GAAGGGCACCAGAAACAAATACAAAGCAGGAATTGGTCAAGGTTGGCATCTGGCGTTGTTCCATTTGCACATTTGATAACAGAGCTAGTATGAATGTGTGTGATGTATGTGGAAATCCCAAACAAGAACCAGTTAAGGCTGGGGTGTGGTGTTGTCCCATTTGCACATTTGATAATGAAGATACCacaaatttatgtgatatgtgTGGGGTCCTACGTAACCCATTGATCAAAGGTTGTGGTGGTGGCGGTGGCAAAGCTAGCGCAG CTACTAGCAACAAAGTCGTACAGTCAAATGTCCTATCAAGTAAAAAGGAAATAGCTggtgaagttaaaaaaaaattggtttctGAAGAGCCTACTAGTTCTTCCACATCAACGGCGAAGGTTAGATGTGATGACATGAAGGATAGAGGTTCTTCTATAGAAACTAGAGGAAATCATGACGGCATGAGCAATGTGAGCAATATGTCTGTATCATCAAATTCTCACAATGTGGAGAGTAGAATTGCAACTTCAAGATCACAGAGTAAACCTCAGAAAATTGTATGCACTGGTCAATTAGAAGACAAATTGAACCAGCTAAATCTTGCAATT GTTGGCCATGTTGATTCTGGGAAGTCAACACTATCAGGAAGACTACTACACCTTTTGGGGCAGATATCTCAGAAGGAAATGcacaaatatgaaaaagaggCCAAGCAGCAA GGAAAAGGGTCCTTTGCTTATGCCTGGGCATTGGATGAGAGTGCTGAGGAAAGAGAGAGGGGAATAACTATGACAGTGGCTGTTGCCTACTTTAACACAAAAAGTTACCGTGTTGTACTGCTTGATTCCCCAGGCCATAGAGACTTTGTCCCAAATATGATATCAGGTGCAACACAAGCAGATGCTGCAATTCTCGTAGTTGATGCTTCAATAGGTGCTTTTGAAGCTGGCATTGATGTTAGTGGAGGTCAGACAAGGGAGCATGCACAACTTATCAAAAGCTTTGGGGTGGACCAGATAATAATTGCTATTAACAAAATGGATGCAGTGGGATACTCCAAAGAACGGTTTGATACAATTAAGAATCAACTAGGAACATTTCTTCGTGCTTGTAAGTTTAAAGATTCATCAGTATTGTGGATTCCCCTGAGTGCCATGCAAAACCAAAATTTGGTGACAAGTCCTTCTGATGCAAGATTGTTGTCCTG GTTTCAAGGTCCATGCCTTTTAGACGCAATAGACTCTCTCCAACCTCCCCAAAGAGATTACTCAAAGCCTATATTAATGCCGATATGTGATCTCGTTAAATTACCCTCACAAGGACAGGTGTCAGTATGTGGAAAGTTGGAGACAGGAGCTCTTCAAACTGGAGATAAG GTTCTAGTTATGCCATCAAGAGAAATGGCAACAGTGCGTTCTTTGGAACATAATTCTCAGGTCTGTAACAGTGCAAAAGCCGGAGACAATGTCACTGTTAATCTACAAGGTATAGATGTGAATCGTGTAAAGGCAGGGGATGTGCTGTGCCACCCTGAATATCCTATTGATGTTACAAATCATTTGGAACTGAAGATTCTTCTCCTGGATATTGCTGTTCCAATTTTAATTGGCTCTCAG TTGGAATTTCATGTACACCATGTTAAGGAGGCTGCAAGAGTTGTGAGGATTTTGTCCTTGCTTGATCCAAAGACTGGAAAGGAGACCAAGAAATCACCTAGATGTCTTCTAGCAAAGCAGAATGCTATAATTGAG GTAGTTTTGCAAGGGATGATTTGCGTTGAAGAGCATTCTAAATGTAAGGGTCTTGGAAGGGTGTCCCTCAGAGCATCAGGAAGAACCATCGCTCTTGGTCTTGTGACTCGAGTTCTAGAGAAGAAGGAATAG
- the LOC125862870 gene encoding uncharacterized protein LOC125862870, with protein sequence MAIDMISEVTSPRISFSSDDICCKQVLDLQHYQSDSNSEFDFCISNIANTETCSADELFLNGLIRPLQLQQKVVTLSPTSAPAPVANNQNVISKHISVDDDEQKDQNKSFWRIRRSTSLHGNKKSSFWSLPRSNSTGSKSCSVKENQKQKKNIMNPSSGVSFYSSQKPPLRKNYSNRICINPVLNVPPYTFIPKATANLFGLGSYFANGKDKKSKK encoded by the coding sequence atggCAATTGATATGATCTCAGAGGTTACAAGTCCAAGAATCTCTTTCTCATCAGATGATATTTGCTGCAAACAAGTCTTAGATTTGCAACATTATCAATCAGattcaaattctgaattcgATTTCTGTATTAGCAACATCGCTAATACAGAAACTTGTTCGGCAGATGAACTCTTCTTAAATGGATTAATTCGCCCTCTTCAACTACAACAAAAAGTTGTCACATTATCTCCGACTTCAGCTCCAGCTCCAGTTGCAAATAATCAAAATGTAATCTCGAAACACATTAGTGTTGATGATGATGAGCAAAAGGATCAAAACAAGTCGTTTTGGCGTATTAGAAGAAGTACTAGTCTTCACGGAAATAAGAAAAGCTCATTTTGGTCGTTACCACGCAGTAATTCTACTGGATCAAAGAGTTGTTCAGTAAAAGAAAATCAGAAACAGAAAAAGAATATAATGAATCCTTCTTCTGGAGTTAGTTTTTACTCATCACAAAAGCCTCCATTGAGAAAGAATTATAGTAATAGGATTTGCATTAATCCTGTTTTGAATGTACCACCTTATACTTTTATTCCAAAGGCTACTGCTAATCTCTTTGGTTTAGGATCTTACTTTGCCAATGGAAAAGATAAGAAGAGtaagaaatga